The bacterium genome has a segment encoding these proteins:
- a CDS encoding LysE family transporter has translation MMPGPVFAVTLSKGYESPVAGIGVALGHGVVEIPLIAIVYFGFARFFHLELVKTIVGVAGGSILIYMGSGMFRIRHEINERAYSFSQGSITAGFLTTVSNPYFFLWWATIGAALMTKAITFGLIGILLFVLVHWLSDLTWYSLVSLVVYRSKHLWSRKLHGILFGLCGGILIGFGGWFIFSVVI, from the coding sequence ATGATGCCTGGCCCCGTGTTTGCAGTGACTTTATCCAAGGGTTATGAATCTCCGGTTGCCGGAATCGGGGTGGCTTTGGGGCATGGGGTAGTGGAAATTCCTTTGATAGCTATTGTTTACTTTGGCTTTGCCAGATTTTTCCATTTGGAATTGGTTAAAACTATCGTGGGCGTTGCTGGAGGATCGATTCTTATATATATGGGTTCCGGCATGTTCAGAATCCGCCATGAGATAAACGAAAGAGCCTACAGTTTTTCTCAAGGTTCGATTACCGCCGGCTTCCTCACAACTGTTTCTAATCCCTACTTCTTTCTCTGGTGGGCAACAATTGGCGCAGCCCTGATGACTAAGGCGATAACATTTGGATTGATAGGAATTCTTCTTTTCGTTTTGGTTCACTGGCTGTCCGATTTAACCTGGTATTCTTTGGTATCTTTGGTAGTTTACAGGAGCAAACACTTATGGAGCAGGAAGTTACATGGGATTCTATTCGGTTTATGTGGGGGGATACTTATCGGTTTTGGTGGTTGGTTCATATTTTCTGTGGTTATCTAA